The nucleotide window CCTGCTGGCAGGTGGGCTGCCGTTCTGGTCGCCGCCCGGCGGAGGCTGGCAGTTCGGCGAAACTATTCAGGAGTGCCTGCGCCGGGAGTACCAGGAAGAAACGGGCTTGCAGGTAACCGTGGGCCGCTTTCTGCACCTGCACGAGTTCAAAACCGCTGACTTGCAGGCTTTGGAGCTGTTTTTTGAAGTGAAGCTGGTAGATGAAACCGCTACCCCCCGCCTAGGCTCCGACCCCGAGCACGGCCCGGATACCCAGCTGCTGACTGAGCTGGCTTTTCTTACGCCCCGGCAGCTGGGCGCCCTGCTGCCCAGCCAGGTGCACCCCATCATGCGCCACGTCATCAGCCCCGACGACGTATTCATTCCCCACATCCTGTTTCAGTAGCGCTGCGGCAGACTAGCTTTCCGGAAGTAAATCGGTTTGCGGGCCTTTCGTACCTTTAACGGCCTCTTTGCCGCTACTTGCCCGTCCTGCCGTGTCTTCTTCCACTTTGTCTGCCGCCCCTTGCCACTTTTCGCTCCGCCTGTTGCTTTGCAGTCCCTGCGTGACGAAACGCTGGAAACAGCCTCGCCGGCCGGCTGCAACCTTTACCTGACTGCCGGGGCCAATGGCCTGCGCCTGGGCGTGGCCGATATCCGGCGCAACAAGTTTGTGGCCCTGGAAGACTATGCGCTGAACCCACAGGCCTCTTGGGCGGAACAGCTGCAGGCCCTGGCCCAGGAAAATGACTTGCTCAGCCAAACCAGCTGGAACCAGGTGCGGCTGGCCGTGCAAAACCGCTCCTTTACGCTGCTGCCTGCCCCCCTGCTGCGCCCCGGCGACGAGGCCGCCTACCTGCGCCTGCACCACGCCCTCGACCCGGAGCACGAAACCGTAGGCCGCTACGGCCATTCCAGCCTGGAAATGGTCAGCGTATTTGCCGCCGAAAAAGCGTTGACCAGCTGGTTTCGCGCCACCTACCCCACGGGCAAGATGCTGCACCACACCAGCGCCCTGCTCGAAGGCATCATTCACCAGAGTGAGGTGGGAGCTCCCCGGCGGCTCTACCTAAGCCTGGGCCATCAGGAAGTAACCATTGTGGCCGTGCGTGACAAGCGCCTGGAGTTCTGCAACGTCTTTGCCTTTGCCACGCCTGAAGACCTGATTTACTACACCATTCTGGTGATGCAGGAGCTGCAGCTCAACCCTGACCAGGACGGCGTGGTCGTATGGGGTGACCTGATGCACGACTCCGAGCTCTTTACCATTCTGCGCAAATACATCCGCAACATCCGCTTCGGTAACCGTCCCTTCGACTTGGTGTACAGCTACCGCCTCAACGACCTGTTCGAATACCGCTACTTCGAGCTCTACAGCCTGCATCTGTGCGAATAGCATAGCCCCAGCCATATGATTAGCCGAAGGAATCTGCCCCTGCGCAGTATAACTCGCTCTGTTATCAGAAAGCCCTTTCCCGCAACAACGAGAAAGGGCTTTCTGATAACAGGTGCAGTTCATTTCAGCCGGTAGAGCACGTCGGCCTCATAATGCCAGATTACAAGGTGCAATAACCTAGTTTTTCCCACCTTCGCGCTACGAACCTCAAACTCTGCGAAGCATGAAGCGCATTGCTCTCTTTCCTGGCTCCTTCGACCCGTTCACGAATGGTCACCTCGACGTGGTACGCCGCGGCACCCAGCTTTTCGACGAAGTCATAATCGCCATCGGCAACAACAGCAGCAAGTCGCGCTACCTGCCCGTGGAGCAGATGGTAGGCATGATTGAGGAGGTGTTTCGGGATGAGCCGCAAGTACGGGTGCAGGCTTACAAAGGGCTGACGGCTACGTTTGCCCGGGAAGTAGGCGCCAAGTTTCTGCTCCGCGGCCTGCGCAATACCACTGATTTCGAATACGAAAACACCATTGCCCAGGCCAACCGCCACATGAATCCCGAACTGGAAACAGTGTTCCTGATTACCTCGCCGGCTCTGGCCGCCATTAGCAGCACCATTATCCGCGAAATTCACCGCTTCGGTGGCAACGTGGACACCTTTGTGCCCTTCCCGCTACCAGCCTATCAGCCACCGACTGCCAGCTAGCGGCGCGACACCATCCGGACGCCAGAAATGGCCTGGGGCCGCTTGGGGTCTGGCACGGGCAGCACAATGTACTCGGGCGCAGTCATCACCAGGTTGCCGCGGCGCATAAGTTCGTCCTCGTCGGAGCCGATCAGCACCATATCCAGCACCTTGCGCGACTTGGCATTGAAGGTAACCACGATGGTAGAGCCGTTTTTCTCGAAGGTGTTGATCCAGTCGGCACCCTTCGTGGACTTCATCTGCTCGGCATTCGGTTCCAGGCCAATAGCCTCATCTTTGCTTTCCTGGGGCGCACCCAGGGCCCGGCGCACCTGGTCGATGTTCTTACCAACCAAAGAGGGCATATCCAGCTGGCTCGGGTTAGCCGCCGTACCCTGCTCGGTGCGGGGGGCGCTGTTTTCGGAAGCATTCTGGCTGCCGGTACAGGCGGCAAACCCGCTCAGCAACAGAACGAAGGGTAGGTAGCGGAACGGGCGCATAAGCGGGGGTTGAGGGTAAATTATTTTTCTTTGGCCGGCTCTTTGGCCGACTCCTTACCGGAGGTTTCCCCCAGGTAATGCCGCACGACCAAAGCAATAGAGGCGTACGCTTCATCCAGAACGCCTAAAGCCTCCTGGGGCGTCATCCAGCGCACTTCCTCGATGTATTCCTCGGCTTGAGGCTTCATCAAGGAGTCGTCGGAGCAGCTCATGATATACCAATTCGTCTTTTTCAGGATTTTGTTGCCGTTGTAAGCATAAGAGTGCCAGGTGCTGGGCAGTTCTTCGCCCATTTCCACCTTAATGTTGCACTCCTCCTCCACTTCGCGCAGGGCCCCAGGCCAGGATCTTCATCCTTTTTGAGCTTGCCCTTGGGCAAATCCCACTTGCCGAGGCGGTAGATCATCAGCACCATGCCGTCCTTCACCACCAGGCCACCGGCGGCCTTCACGATGCGGAACTGGTCTTTCAGGTGCAGAATGAGCCGCTTTTTCTTACGGGCCAGCAGCGTCAGCGACTTAAGTCGCTTAAGCTTCTTTACTTCCATCAGCCGCAGAATCCGGTCGATGAAGGGGTCCGTGACGTCGCGCACGAGCACATCGCCGATCAGATCTTTGGAGCTGAACTCATCCTCCGCGTTCAGAATCAGGTCGTAGCGGTGCTTGTATATTTTCTCGCTGTTCTTTTTGATGATCAGCGGAATATCGTTGATGAAGACGTTCATCGCAGGGTAATCAGAGGGCAGAAAATGAGGAAGTGGCGCCGAGGTCCATTGCAAAACACAGCATAAAAATCGGCAAACGGAAATCAGGGAAAGCTGGGCAAGATACGGGATGCAGCCGGTTCTGTTGCCGGCCCTAGCGCAACGGTGGTTTTCCCAAACCACGGGTTAGGCGTAAGCTCTAGAACGGCCTTACTTTTACGCAGCCATGAAAAAAATCGGTTTACTTTCTGACACCCATAGTTACTGGGATGAGCGCATCCTGCACCACCTGCGTGGCTGCGACGAAATCTGGCACGCTGGCGACTTCGGCACCGCGGCCGTCATCGAAGCACTGGAGGCCGTAGCGCCTCTGCGCGGGGTATACGGCAACATCGACGGCCGCGACGTGCGCCAGACCCAGCCCTTGGTACAGAACTTCGAAATAGAGGGCCTGCGGGTGCTGATGACGCACATTGGCGGCTACCCGGGTCACTACTCCCCGCCGCCCGCCCGCTGGTAACCCAGGAGCGCCCCGGACTTTTTATTTCCGGGCACTCCCACATTCTCAAAGTCATGCCCGACCCCAAGTTGGGCCTGCTCCACCTGAACCCGGGCGCGGCGGGCATGCATGGCTTCCACAAAGTCCGGACGATGCTGCGCTTCGAAGTTGCCCAGGGCAAAGTCCAGCAGCTGCAGGCCATAGAGCTGGGCTTGCGCGCCGCTGGGCGGGGAGGCAGTGAGTGAATTACCCATTCCGTCATTGCGAGGAGGCACGACGAAGCAATCCGTCCTCGGCAAAGTACGAAATGACCTTTACCCGGAAAGCCCTGACGTGAGCGTAACGTCAGGGCTTTTCAGTTTAGAAAACTCGGCACATTTCAGAGGACGGATGGCTTCGTCATTCTTCCTCTCAATGACACAGAAGTTCTCTATGATAAGCGCAAATAAAAAGCGCCTTTTTCCGGAGAAAAAAGCGCTTTTTATTGAAGTCTGTACGAAACCCGCCGATGCGGAGAGCGGGCCGCTGAACGGGCGCTTTCCGACCTGGAAACTATGCCCTGCTCATCGGCCTGGCGTACGGGCTGTCAGCATCCTTGCGGATGCAACGACTTAGGCTTCAGTCGTGGTAGCAGGAGCTGCAGAAGCCGAGCCACCGTTGAAACGGGACTTCAGTTCATCCAAGTCCACGTTCTTCAGAACGGGGGTCAACAGCAGTTGCTTGATGATACGCTGCTTGTTGTTGGCACGCGCAATGTTCTTGCGGTGCTTACGCTTCAGTCGGGTGACGCTCATATCCGGGTCGGTTAAAGTCTTTTTGTAAAGGAGGGGCAAAAGTAAGTCTTATTTTTGAATCGGGAAACAGTTACCCGTTCTTCCTTGTCTTCATCCTTTCGTTTTGCTCCCAGCTATGTCTGAACCCATTATCGATTTACGCTCCGACACCGTCACCCGGCCCTCGGCCGAGATGCTGCACGCCATGCTTCATGCTCCCGTCGGCGACGACGTGTACGAGGAAGATCCGACGGTGCGCGAGCTGGAAGAAATGTCGGCGGCCCGCTTCGGGCTGGAGGCCGGCCTGTACTGTCCTTCCGGCACCATGACCAACCAAATTGCCATTAAAGCCCATACGGAGCCCTTGTCGGAAGTCATCTGCGAGCAGACGGCCCACGTGTATTTGTGGGAAGTGGGCGGCATTGCTTTTCACTCAGGCGCCTCGGTGGCCCTGCTGCCCGGCGACCGGGGCCGCGTGACGGCCGCCCAGGTGGAAGCCGCCATCCGGCCCGCCAACAACGTGCACTACCCGACTTCCAACCTGATTTGCCTGGAAAACACCAGCAACCGGGGCGGCGGCAGCTGTTATTCCATGGAAGCCATTGCCAGCATTGCCGAAGTAGCCCAGCGCCGCGGCCTGGCGTTGCACCTCGACGGGGCCCGCATCTTCAACGCCTTGGTAGCTACGGGACAGGACGCCGCCGATTACGGTAAGTACTTCGACTCGATTTCGGTGTGCTTGTCGAAAGGGCTGGGCACGCCGGTGGGCTCGGTATTGCTGGGTTCCAAGGCCTTTATTCACAAATGCCGCCGGATTCGCAAGGTGATGGGCGGGGGCATGCGGCAGGCCGGGATTCTGGCCGCGGCCGGCATTTACGCGCTGGAGCACAACGTGGCGCGCCTAGCCGACGACCACCGCCGGGCCCAGGAGTTGGGTGCTACGCTGGCTGCTCTGCCTTACGTGGCCGAGGTTCTGCCCATCGAAACCAACCTAGCCATTTTCCGCCTCCAGGACGAAATTGCCCCCGAAACCTTCCTGGCTCAGTTGGAGCAGCAGGGCATCCGGGCCTCGTCGTTTGGGCCCCAGATGATTCGCTTCGTAACCCACCTCGACGTGGACGACACGATGATAGAGCGGGTAAACCACGCCCTGCAAAACCTGAGCGTACCGGCTTAAGCCTCTATTTCTGCCTCCGAAAGGCCGACGGGAGCCTCGCTTTCGTCGGCCTTATCGGCGAAGTGCAGCACAACAAGGCCGGCCACGGCCGCCAGCAGGGAGCCCAGAATGACGGCCAGCTTAGCCAGGTCTACCCGGGACGGTTCGTGAAACGAGAGGTTGGCAATAAAGATGGCCATGGTGAAGCCAATGCCGGCGGTAAGGCCCAGGCCCAGCATTTTAAACCAGGTAACCCGCTCGGGCAAGGCCGAAATGCCAGCTTTGACCGTAAGCCAGGTAGCCCGAAAATACCCAGCGGCTTGCCCAGCAGCAGCCCCAGCGCCACACCCAGCCCCAACGGACTCAGCAGTTCCCCACCGACTCGGAGGAAATGACGATGGCCGTATTGGCCAACGCAAAAATGGGCAGAATCAGGTAGCTGATGGGTTTGTGCAGGGCGGCTTCGAGCTTTTCAATGGCGTCGGTGGGAATGGTCAGGGCCAGCAGCACGCCGGCAATAGTGGCATGCACGCCCGATTTGAGCACGAAAAACCACAGGCCCAGGCCCAGTAAAAAGTACAGCGGCAGCCAGGTTACCTTGAGCCGGTTGAGCACGACCAGCGCGGCAAAGATGCCGGCGGCGGCCAGCAGATACGTCAGGTCGAGGCCGGCGGTGTAGAACAGGGCAATGATGAGCACCGCAATCAGGTCGTCGATGATGGCCAGGGCAGTAAGGAAAACCCGCAGGCCGAGCGGTACTTTTTCGCCCAGCAACGACAGAATGCCCAGGGAAAAGGCAATATCGGTGGCCGTGGGCACGGCCCAGCCGTGGCTGGTGGGCGTGCCGACGTTGAAGGCCAGATAGATACCCGCCGGCACCAGCACGCCGCCAACCGCCGCCAGAATGGGCAGCAGGGCCTGCCGCATGTCGGTCAGCTCCCCGTAGAGAACTTCGCGCTTGATTTCCAGGCCCACGGAAAAGAAAAACACGACCATCAGGCCGTCGTCAACCCAGTGAGCCAAGGTTTTTTCCAGCGGCCCCCAGCCCAGCGGGGTTTCCCAGAAATGCAGGTAGCTTTGTCCCAGACCCGAATTGCTTATTAGCAAGGATATAACGGTGGCCAGCAACAGCAGCAGGCCAGACAGCTTACCACTTTCGGACAGCTCCCGAATCGGGACAAGGATTTGGCGTAACGGCATTAGGTAAAAGCTAGGGAAAGAAAACTCACCGACCGGCAAGCCAGAGTAAGACGCGGGCAGAGGGCGGATAAGCTTGGTCTGCCGCAGACAGCCGCAGAATTAAGTGGTCCGTAAACCTACTACTAAGAACTTACTTCCATCTTTACGCCGTGGGGGCCCCGCGCGCCGCATTTTTTCTTTCCTCCGGCCAGTTTGGCTCTGCTCTACCTTATGAATCTGTTTGTTATCGGCGACGTGCACGGCTGCTACCACACCTTCCTGGAACTGCTCCAGCACTGGCAACCCGAGCAGGAGCTACTAATCCAGGTGGGTGACCTGATGGACCGCGGCAAATTCGCCCCCGACACCGTGGAGCTAGCTATGCGCCTAAGCGCCCGCCACCCCGAGCGCACCATTTTTCTGAAAGGCAACCACGAGGTGGGCATGACGCGCCACTACGGCCCCCAGGGCCCCTACCCCAACTGGCTGCTCTGGGGTGGGCGCCTCACCGTGGGTCAGTACCGGCAGCACCCCGAACTGCTGGCTACGCACCTGCCCTGGCTGCAGCAACGGCCGCTGTTCTGGGAAAGTGAGTTCGTGTTTGTGAGCCACGCTGGGCTGGCCGACACGCCCAATCCGCTCGACGAAGACAACCCCGACGGTATTTTGTGGCGGCGCGGGCCACTGCGCAACATTGGCAAGCTCCAGGTCATCGGCCACACGCCCACCAACGGAGCCGCCGACTTTGACCCGATTCACCACGTGCTGAATATCGACACCGGCGCCGTGTACGGCCAGGCCCTAACCGGGGTCAGGATCAAAGCCAATGGCGACGTGCTGCAGGTTATTTCCGTGCCCACTAATCCTCTCGACAGTGACCGAGTCTGAGCTGAACCCCGCCCCTGCTACTGAAGCCGCCCTGCGCCACCTGCGCCAAGCCGACCCGGTTTTGGCCGCGCTGATTGACCGGGGCCGCTTCATCAAGCCCAGCCCCACGAAGATTTGTACCTGGCTCTGCTGCGCGCCATTGTAAGCCAGCAGATTTCGACCAAAGCCGCTGCGGCGATTTGGAAAAAGGTGCAGGGCCTGTTTTCGCCTGACGGCTACCCCGAGCCGGCGGCCCTGCTGCTGCTCACCGACGAAGACCTGCGGGCCGCCGGCATTTCGCGCCAGAAAGCGGGCTACTTGCGCGCCATTGCCGGCTTTGCCCAGCAGGGTCAGCTCGACCACGCCCACCTCAGTCAGCTCGAAGCCGAGGCCTTTACCCAGCACCTGACCCAGATTAAAGGCGTGGGCCGCTGGACCGCTCAAATGCTGCAGATGTTTGCCCTGGACCAGCCCGACGTGTTTCCCGAAGGCGACCTGGGCATTCAGAACGCCATGCGCAAACATTACGGACTAGAGGAAACCGGCCGGGCCCTGCTGCGCCGCATGACCGAGCTGGCCGAGCCCTGGCGCCCCTACCGCACGTTGGCCAGCAAATACCTCTGGCAGTCCTTGGACAATACGCCCGAGGGGTAGCCTACCGCGTGTCGGGGTCCGAGCCGGGGTTGTTTTCGGCCGCCCGCTTCTGGTCGAAGTAGGTGACGACCATGGACACGAAAATAGCTATGCCGGGCACGAGCAGGCCAAACAGCATCCAGCGCCACAAAGAGCGGTTGTTCATGTGGGCTATGTAGCCCGTGAGCAGGGCTGAGGGCAAACACACGAATACGAGCAAAAGAATATAGTCCAGCACAACAGGGCAGGTTAAGAAAATAAGAGGTGAGCCGCTAGCGGAAGCGGCTCGGAATCTGGACCAGCTGGGTTTCCAGCTGCCAGTCGGCGGGCTTCAGGTTGGGGTAAAACCAGGCAGCATCCTCGGCCAGCCACTGCTGCCGGAAGCTGCGGCTGCTCTCCACCGAGTAGTCGTCGACGCCAAACTGGGCGCCGCAGCACTCACAGGTGCCGTAGTCCGGCGTGTCGTCGTTCGGCCCCAGGGCGACACGTCGTAGTCGAGGCCGCAGACGCGGCAGTACCACGCCCCCATTACCGGACCTTGCCCCGCTTCACCAGATACGCGTACAGCACCTTGTCGAACGGCTCCCGGATGTCGACGGGCACGAAGTCGATGCGGTACTGCCCGCAGCGCAGGGCCAGCTCCTGCTCGTACTGCTGCATGGCGGCGCGGTACTGCTCGCGCACCTGGGCCGGCTGCAGCTTTACCTGCTCCCCGGTTTCGACGTCCTCAAACAGGTAGGGCCGCTCGGCAAAAGCAAATTCCGACTCCGTGGCTCGGTCCATGATGTGAAACAGCAACACCTCGTGCTGCTG belongs to Hymenobacter cellulosilyticus and includes:
- a CDS encoding NUDIX domain-containing protein, whose translation is MLPPSTASAAIPDSLLQAYTGQVRVRACGMLIHQGAMLLTAHRGLLAGGLPFWSPPGGGWQFGETIQECLRREYQEETGLQVTVGRFLHLHEFKTADLQALELFFEVKLVDETATPRLGSDPEHGPDTQLLTELAFLTPRQLGALLPSQVHPIMRHVISPDDVFIPHILFQ
- a CDS encoding DUF3822 family protein, yielding MQSLRDETLETASPAGCNLYLTAGANGLRLGVADIRRNKFVALEDYALNPQASWAEQLQALAQENDLLSQTSWNQVRLAVQNRSFTLLPAPLLRPGDEAAYLRLHHALDPEHETVGRYGHSSLEMVSVFAAEKALTSWFRATYPTGKMLHHTSALLEGIIHQSEVGAPRRLYLSLGHQEVTIVAVRDKRLEFCNVFAFATPEDLIYYTILVMQELQLNPDQDGVVVWGDLMHDSELFTILRKYIRNIRFGNRPFDLVYSYRLNDLFEYRYFELYSLHLCE
- the coaD gene encoding pantetheine-phosphate adenylyltransferase, which translates into the protein MKRIALFPGSFDPFTNGHLDVVRRGTQLFDEVIIAIGNNSSKSRYLPVEQMVGMIEEVFRDEPQVRVQAYKGLTATFAREVGAKFLLRGLRNTTDFEYENTIAQANRHMNPELETVFLITSPALAAISSTIIREIHRFGGNVDTFVPFPLPAYQPPTAS
- a CDS encoding metallophosphoesterase family protein is translated as MKKIGLLSDTHSYWDERILHHLRGCDEIWHAGDFGTAAVIEALEAVAPLRGVYGNIDGRDVRQTQPLVQNFEIEGLRVLMTHIGGYPGHYSPPPARW
- a CDS encoding threonine aldolase family protein codes for the protein MSEPIIDLRSDTVTRPSAEMLHAMLHAPVGDDVYEEDPTVRELEEMSAARFGLEAGLYCPSGTMTNQIAIKAHTEPLSEVICEQTAHVYLWEVGGIAFHSGASVALLPGDRGRVTAAQVEAAIRPANNVHYPTSNLICLENTSNRGGGSCYSMEAIASIAEVAQRRGLALHLDGARIFNALVATGQDAADYGKYFDSISVCLSKGLGTPVGSVLLGSKAFIHKCRRIRKVMGGGMRQAGILAAAGIYALEHNVARLADDHRRAQELGATLAALPYVAEVLPIETNLAIFRLQDEIAPETFLAQLEQQGIRASSFGPQMIRFVTHLDVDDTMIERVNHALQNLSVPA
- a CDS encoding Na+/H+ antiporter NhaA is translated as MRWPIRPSSFPPSRWGTAESVGAGCGAGAAAGQAAGYFRATWLTVKAGISALPERVTWFKMLGLGLTAGIGFTMAIFIANLSFHEPSRVDLAKLAVILGSLLAAVAGLVVLHFADKADESEAPVGLSEAEIEA
- the nhaA gene encoding Na+/H+ antiporter NhaA, producing the protein MPLRQILVPIRELSESGKLSGLLLLLATVISLLISNSGLGQSYLHFWETPLGWGPLEKTLAHWVDDGLMVVFFFSVGLEIKREVLYGELTDMRQALLPILAAVGGVLVPAGIYLAFNVGTPTSHGWAVPTATDIAFSLGILSLLGEKVPLGLRVFLTALAIIDDLIAVLIIALFYTAGLDLTYLLAAAGIFAALVVLNRLKVTWLPLYFLLGLGLWFFVLKSGVHATIAGVLLALTIPTDAIEKLEAALHKPISYLILPIFALANTAIVISSESVGNC
- a CDS encoding metallophosphoesterase, giving the protein MNLFVIGDVHGCYHTFLELLQHWQPEQELLIQVGDLMDRGKFAPDTVELAMRLSARHPERTIFLKGNHEVGMTRHYGPQGPYPNWLLWGGRLTVGQYRQHPELLATHLPWLQQRPLFWESEFVFVSHAGLADTPNPLDEDNPDGILWRRGPLRNIGKLQVIGHTPTNGAADFDPIHHVLNIDTGAVYGQALTGVRIKANGDVLQVISVPTNPLDSDRV
- a CDS encoding DNA-3-methyladenine glycosylase family protein, coding for MYLALLRAIVSQQISTKAAAAIWKKVQGLFSPDGYPEPAALLLLTDEDLRAAGISRQKAGYLRAIAGFAQQGQLDHAHLSQLEAEAFTQHLTQIKGVGRWTAQMLQMFALDQPDVFPEGDLGIQNAMRKHYGLEETGRALLRRMTELAEPWRPYRTLASKYLWQSLDNTPEG